In Risungbinella massiliensis, a single window of DNA contains:
- a CDS encoding aldose 1-epimerase family protein: protein MVIVIENDWLKVELVSNGAEVRKVKHKKNGLDYMWTGDNAYWGRVSPVLFPIVGRLKEDRYQLNGQTYEMSQHGFLRDIIFDLDEQTTTHVSFVVDSAGRFLNVYPYEFKAFIHYMLKEDSLIVRWEIVNENKEEMYFSIGAHPAFKVPLLENETIEDYSLHFTPAINKNVMEYELKDSLIHEKGIANDISTIQLTDSLFVKDALVYSNIDSITLVSNQSSHGVEVMFQEFPFVGIWSKYMDTDGTMAPFVCIEPWYGIADTYNTSGKMNEKFGMNKLEIGETFQAEYKMKFK, encoded by the coding sequence ATGGTGATTGTAATTGAAAATGATTGGTTAAAGGTAGAGTTAGTGAGCAACGGAGCAGAAGTACGTAAAGTGAAGCATAAGAAAAATGGTCTAGATTATATGTGGACAGGGGATAACGCTTACTGGGGACGCGTCTCTCCGGTCTTATTTCCGATAGTTGGACGTTTAAAGGAAGATAGATATCAACTTAATGGTCAGACTTACGAGATGTCACAACATGGTTTTCTGCGTGATATTATATTTGATCTGGACGAGCAGACAACAACACACGTTTCTTTTGTGGTTGATTCTGCTGGACGATTCCTTAATGTGTATCCGTATGAATTTAAAGCGTTTATTCATTATATGCTGAAAGAGGATTCCCTTATTGTCCGGTGGGAAATAGTGAATGAAAACAAGGAAGAAATGTATTTTTCCATTGGTGCGCATCCTGCATTTAAGGTTCCGCTTTTAGAAAATGAAACGATTGAGGATTATAGTTTACACTTTACTCCTGCTATCAATAAGAATGTAATGGAATATGAGTTAAAGGATTCTCTTATTCATGAGAAAGGAATTGCAAATGATATTTCAACGATCCAGCTCACTGATTCTCTATTTGTAAAGGATGCTCTTGTTTACAGTAATATTGATTCAATAACACTGGTATCCAATCAATCGAGTCATGGTGTAGAAGTAATGTTTCAAGAATTTCCGTTTGTTGGGATTTGGTCAAAATATATGGATACCGATGGTACAATGGCGCCATTTGTTTGCATTGAGCCGTGGTACGGCATCGCCGATACATATAATACATCTGGGAAAATGAATGAAAAGTTTGGAATGAATAAGCTTGAAATAGGAGAAACATTCCAAGCAGAGTATAAAATGAAGTTTAAATAA
- a CDS encoding pyridoxamine 5'-phosphate oxidase family protein, with product MQPFDHWNTWRDLASRSFAFSFATVNPDGTPHVTPIGSLILSKDEPKGLYFQIFTSQMTQNLEHNNRVCILSVNNSKWFLLRSFLSRKFKTPPGVRLSGTVGEQRIATEDEIQSLKGNLGLLGRFLKVKPGGLNIKYVRDIHFDSVKPVSVGKLTRGLF from the coding sequence ATGCAGCCATTCGATCACTGGAATACTTGGAGAGATCTTGCTTCTCGGTCATTTGCATTTTCATTTGCCACTGTAAACCCAGATGGAACTCCACATGTTACTCCAATTGGGTCTCTAATACTCAGCAAAGATGAGCCAAAAGGCTTATATTTTCAAATTTTCACTTCCCAAATGACACAAAACCTGGAACATAATAATCGAGTTTGTATTCTATCTGTTAACAATAGTAAATGGTTTTTGTTGCGATCGTTTCTTTCTAGAAAATTCAAAACGCCTCCAGGAGTACGATTGTCAGGAACTGTTGGAGAACAACGGATCGCAACGGAGGATGAGATTCAATCTTTAAAAGGGAATTTAGGATTGCTAGGGCGTTTTTTAAAAGTGAAACCCGGCGGGCTTAATATTAAGTATGTTCGGGATATTCATTTTGACTCTGTTAAACCAGTTTCAGTTGGAAAATTGACCAGAGGGCTCTTTTGA
- a CDS encoding ArsA family ATPase, producing MSSDVSGLRALIDLAEVAFGERKLEEIFYVGKVEEVKQEQDGFILYLTLPFVTGKDLDLTQRGDELTIQVGAYRRKVTLPRSLAGRPILSARFVEERLRICFGERISTSKEGNA from the coding sequence ATGAGTTCCGATGTGTCAGGATTACGAGCATTAATAGATTTAGCAGAAGTTGCATTTGGAGAAAGAAAATTAGAAGAAATATTCTATGTCGGAAAAGTAGAGGAAGTCAAGCAAGAACAAGATGGGTTTATTCTCTATCTCACTCTCCCCTTTGTTACTGGAAAAGATTTAGATCTAACACAACGTGGAGATGAACTAACGATTCAAGTGGGAGCCTATCGAAGAAAAGTTACATTGCCACGTTCGTTGGCAGGAAGACCGATTTTAAGTGCACGTTTTGTTGAGGAACGATTACGTATATGTTTTGGTGAGCGTATATCTACTTCGAAAGAGGGGAATGCATGA
- a CDS encoding MarR family winged helix-turn-helix transcriptional regulator produces the protein MDQLLSLFLKNWTKPLLIDQEIDEISKKVTRSELIALFMLKQRGEATMSQLASDMGLQKSTLTNIRQRLTRRGLIQHYRDANDQRITRIRLTADGEEFANRILETMNRMLQKMKDALTSDELEQLIVLLLKVAKVVQTTEQEQKEEQPTFKRIKIEDE, from the coding sequence ATGGATCAGTTATTATCTCTCTTTCTGAAAAATTGGACGAAACCACTACTCATTGATCAAGAGATTGATGAAATTTCGAAGAAAGTGACACGCTCGGAATTGATTGCACTCTTTATGCTTAAACAAAGAGGAGAAGCAACGATGTCCCAGTTAGCGTCCGATATGGGACTTCAAAAAAGTACGCTCACCAATATCAGACAACGCTTAACAAGACGTGGACTAATTCAACACTATCGGGATGCAAATGATCAACGTATCACTCGAATCCGTTTAACAGCAGATGGGGAAGAGTTCGCAAACCGTATTCTTGAAACGATGAACCGTATGCTTCAAAAAATGAAAGATGCTCTTACTTCCGACGAACTGGAGCAACTAATTGTTTTGCTACTCAAAGTAGCAAAAGTGGTCCAAACAACAGAACAGGAACAGAAAGAAGAGCAACCTACATTTAAACGCATCAAAATCGAAGATGAGTAA
- the coaA gene encoding type I pantothenate kinase, producing MNPFKNYIAFNREKWAALRKKTPLLLSEEELENLKGINEKISLQDVEEIYLPLTRLINLKVKASQQLQGVTNSFLDYKARKTPYIIGIAGSVAVGKSTVARVLQTLLSRWENHKKVELVTTDGFLYPKETLERKGLMSRKGFPESYNTKKLIDFMIKVKSGKRKVEAPVYSHLTYDILPDQVEVIRNPDILIVEGINVLQVNKKHHVFASDFFDFSIYIDADEEYIKKWYIERFLILQKTAFQNPMSYFHRYTNLSKDEAIKRATEIWQDINAINLHDNILPTRRRANIVFKKGHDHRFEKVYLKRF from the coding sequence ATGAATCCGTTTAAAAACTATATCGCATTTAATAGAGAGAAATGGGCTGCTTTACGCAAAAAAACTCCTTTGTTGTTATCGGAGGAAGAACTAGAGAATTTAAAAGGCATAAACGAAAAAATTTCTCTTCAAGATGTCGAAGAGATCTATTTACCATTAACTCGTTTAATTAATTTGAAAGTGAAAGCTTCGCAACAACTGCAGGGAGTAACCAACTCCTTTTTAGACTATAAAGCTAGAAAAACCCCTTATATTATTGGAATTGCAGGTAGTGTAGCAGTAGGTAAGAGTACCGTAGCCAGAGTTCTTCAAACCCTCTTATCGCGGTGGGAAAATCATAAAAAAGTAGAGTTAGTTACGACAGATGGTTTTTTATATCCAAAAGAAACCTTAGAAAGAAAAGGGCTAATGAGTAGAAAAGGATTTCCTGAAAGCTACAATACGAAAAAATTAATTGATTTTATGATCAAAGTGAAATCCGGAAAAAGGAAAGTGGAGGCACCAGTTTATTCGCACTTAACTTATGACATACTGCCCGATCAAGTAGAGGTTATTCGTAATCCAGATATTCTAATAGTGGAAGGTATTAATGTCCTTCAAGTCAACAAAAAACACCACGTATTTGCCAGTGACTTTTTCGACTTCTCCATCTATATTGATGCCGATGAAGAATATATAAAAAAATGGTATATCGAAAGATTTCTTATACTTCAAAAGACAGCTTTTCAGAATCCGATGTCATATTTTCACCGTTACACCAATTTGTCTAAGGACGAAGCTATTAAACGAGCTACTGAAATCTGGCAAGACATTAATGCAATCAATTTACATGACAATATCTTACCGACGAGACGAAGAGCTAATATTGTTTTTAAAAAAGGCCACGACCATAGATTTGAAAAGGTATACTTAAAAAGATTCTAA
- a CDS encoding RNA-guided endonuclease InsQ/TnpB family protein, with protein sequence MAHKISRYLVDRYDLIAFEDLNIKGMVLNHKLAKSIVDAGWNQLVQFTSYKAEYAGKQVIQVDPYNTSQACSKCGQIVKKERKDRVHSCSCGYTEDRDVNAARNILHKAVGHVPTLKCGQLELNLI encoded by the coding sequence ATTGCCCATAAAATTAGTAGGTATCTAGTAGATCGCTATGATCTAATTGCCTTTGAAGATCTGAATATCAAAGGAATGGTCTTGAATCACAAATTAGCCAAAAGTATTGTGGATGCTGGATGGAATCAACTTGTACAGTTCACTTCCTACAAAGCAGAATATGCTGGTAAGCAAGTAATACAAGTGGACCCATACAACACGTCTCAGGCTTGCTCAAAATGTGGTCAGATCGTAAAAAAAGAACGAAAAGATAGAGTCCATAGTTGCTCTTGCGGTTATACAGAAGATAGAGATGTAAATGCGGCAAGAAACATACTACATAAAGCAGTTGGACATGTTCCAACGCTAAAATGCGGACAGTTAGAACTAAACCTAATATAG
- a CDS encoding RNA-guided endonuclease InsQ/TnpB family protein, which translates to MMKSYKFKIEPNRVQMERIETTLNLCRWLYNTALEQRKFSYEKRGISVNYNMQQNELPRLKKEFPEFKQVQSQVLQDILRRLDKAFKGFFRRIKAGEKAGYPRFQGKNRYDSFTYPQSGFSLDGKYLKLSKIGNVRIKCHRQVEGKIKTCTIIRKNGKYYACFSCEIETITHSTGKTKTKTTSAHSI; encoded by the coding sequence ATGATGAAGTCGTACAAATTCAAGATAGAACCTAATCGGGTACAAATGGAACGAATCGAAACTACCTTGAATTTGTGTCGCTGGCTATACAATACAGCTTTGGAACAACGAAAGTTTTCTTATGAAAAACGTGGTATTTCCGTTAACTACAACATGCAACAGAATGAATTACCACGACTAAAGAAAGAGTTTCCAGAGTTCAAACAGGTACAATCGCAAGTGTTACAGGACATTCTACGTCGTTTAGATAAAGCATTTAAAGGGTTTTTTCGTAGAATCAAAGCGGGAGAGAAAGCAGGATACCCACGCTTTCAAGGTAAAAACCGTTATGATAGCTTCACATACCCACAAAGTGGGTTTTCTCTTGATGGGAAATATCTGAAACTGTCTAAGATCGGTAATGTTCGCATCAAATGCCACAGACAAGTAGAAGGAAAGATCAAGACCTGTACCATCATCCGAAAAAACGGAAAGTACTATGCTTGTTTTTCCTGTGAAATCGAAACCATAACACACTCGACAGGGAAAACGAAAACTAAAACGACTTCAGCGCATAGTATCTAA
- the tnpA gene encoding IS200/IS605 family transposase — protein sequence MLGIPLVGMLEEKGFEVAMMEVGEQDHVHVFASAHPKIAPSYIVKMLKGISARKLFLKFPRLRNKLWDGHLWNSSFYMETIGSISEETIRKYIENQKKKGGKSNDEVVQIQDRT from the coding sequence TTGCTCGGTATCCCCCTTGTGGGGATGCTGGAGGAGAAAGGGTTTGAAGTAGCTATGATGGAGGTGGGAGAGCAAGACCACGTCCATGTCTTTGCTTCTGCTCATCCTAAAATAGCTCCATCATACATTGTGAAAATGTTGAAAGGTATTTCCGCTAGGAAGTTATTTCTAAAGTTCCCGAGGCTAAGAAATAAGTTATGGGATGGTCATCTTTGGAATAGCAGCTTCTACATGGAAACCATTGGCTCTATTTCGGAAGAAACGATTCGTAAGTACATTGAAAATCAGAAAAAGAAAGGGGGAAAATCAAATGATGAAGTCGTACAAATTCAAGATAGAACCTAA
- the bioB gene encoding biotin synthase BioB, with the protein MSEQTIEATALWEKYADKALAGELLTMEESLSVLYAKDDQLLPILQAAFRVRQHYFGKKVKLNMIINAKSGLCPEDCGYCSQSIVSNAPIEKYTMMKKEVLVAGAKEALARKAGTYCIVASGRGPTEKELEEVIEAVKEIKQDLKMKVCACLGILRDDQAERLKEAGVDRYNHNLNTSKDHFSNITTTHTYDHRIQTVEKAKEVGMSPCSGCIVGMGETHEQVVQIAYALRELDADSIPVNFLNSIKGTPLENLQELNPRYCLKVLALMRFINPSKEIRVSGGREINLRYLQPLSLYPANAIFVGDYLTTEGQAANVDHQMIEDLGFEIEECAL; encoded by the coding sequence ATGAGTGAACAAACGATCGAAGCAACCGCATTATGGGAGAAATACGCAGATAAGGCATTAGCCGGAGAGTTGTTAACTATGGAAGAATCACTGTCTGTGTTATATGCCAAGGATGATCAGTTGCTTCCTATATTACAAGCAGCTTTTCGTGTGCGTCAGCACTATTTTGGAAAAAAAGTAAAGCTGAATATGATTATTAATGCAAAGAGTGGACTCTGTCCGGAAGACTGCGGATACTGCTCACAGTCAATTGTCTCCAATGCGCCAATTGAGAAGTACACGATGATGAAAAAAGAAGTGTTAGTTGCGGGGGCCAAGGAAGCACTAGCGCGAAAAGCAGGTACATATTGTATTGTCGCGAGTGGTCGTGGACCAACAGAGAAAGAACTAGAAGAAGTTATTGAGGCGGTAAAAGAGATAAAGCAAGATTTAAAAATGAAGGTTTGTGCTTGTTTGGGAATTTTGCGAGATGATCAGGCGGAGCGTCTAAAAGAGGCTGGAGTGGACCGCTATAATCACAATTTAAATACGAGTAAGGATCATTTTAGTAATATTACTACCACTCACACTTATGATCATCGCATACAGACTGTAGAGAAGGCAAAAGAAGTTGGGATGTCTCCTTGTTCGGGCTGTATTGTGGGAATGGGTGAAACACATGAACAAGTAGTACAGATTGCCTATGCTTTACGAGAACTAGATGCAGATTCGATTCCAGTAAATTTCCTAAACTCGATTAAAGGAACTCCACTCGAAAATCTGCAAGAATTAAACCCTCGTTATTGTCTAAAGGTATTGGCTCTGATGCGCTTTATTAATCCAAGTAAAGAGATTCGTGTCTCTGGTGGTAGGGAAATCAATTTGCGCTATTTGCAGCCACTGTCTCTTTATCCTGCAAATGCTATTTTTGTGGGGGATTATTTAACTACAGAAGGCCAAGCTGCCAATGTAGACCATCAAATGATTGAAGATCTTGGGTTTGAAATTGAAGAATGTGCTCTATAA
- a CDS encoding VOC family protein, with product MSIYLNPYLVFDGNTREAVGFYEKALGAKVMGIMRFGDMPEDPNHPLTDDMKDRIMHAHLKVGDSDLMFSDTFPGMPYQQGDSVQIALHPSDEARSREIFNALADGGQIVMPLQKTDWSPLYGIVKDQFGVFFQVSTASEQGQQ from the coding sequence ATGTCCATTTATTTGAATCCTTATCTGGTTTTTGACGGCAACACGAGAGAGGCGGTCGGCTTTTACGAGAAAGCGCTGGGTGCAAAAGTGATGGGAATCATGAGATTCGGAGATATGCCAGAGGATCCGAACCACCCGCTGACTGATGACATGAAAGACCGCATCATGCACGCGCATTTGAAAGTCGGTGACTCGGATCTGATGTTCTCCGATACATTCCCCGGCATGCCCTACCAGCAAGGCGACTCGGTTCAGATTGCTCTCCACCCAAGCGATGAGGCGCGATCCAGAGAAATCTTTAACGCTCTCGCTGACGGCGGCCAAATCGTTATGCCTTTGCAGAAAACGGATTGGAGCCCCTTGTACGGAATTGTAAAGGACCAATTCGGAGTGTTTTTCCAAGTGAGTACGGCATCAGAGCAAGGGCAGCAATAA
- a CDS encoding DUF2268 domain-containing protein, translating to MNIKALRSDKIYRKVLQAPQEEKVELLRQEMFAPFMKKWEIQHVPFKAEEPNGFDVIMLNNLTNISPTQITNEISTELELISSDSFWDECEEAVKKSLQLFTEHGVNLRVSDYLFTILLGNPNNPLLMINEGYSGDGGIPGYIFGALVPNEYTIPRMKAALAHECNHNVRYQFIEWDHFAVTLGELIVSEGLAENYATSIFGEELLGPWVSKTDMETLNKRIKPVLKEKLQLRGFENLAPYLYGDELAKLQNLTPINMPYSAGYACGYYLIKYYLEKTGKTIYEATITPANDILHEVKGFWDEETIISS from the coding sequence ATGAATATAAAAGCATTACGCTCAGATAAAATATATCGCAAAGTTTTACAAGCTCCACAAGAAGAAAAAGTTGAATTACTCAGACAAGAAATGTTTGCTCCATTTATGAAAAAATGGGAAATACAACATGTTCCTTTTAAAGCTGAGGAGCCTAATGGTTTTGATGTTATTATGTTGAACAATTTAACAAACATCTCACCTACTCAGATCACCAATGAGATTTCAACAGAATTAGAATTAATTTCGTCCGATTCCTTTTGGGATGAATGTGAAGAAGCAGTTAAGAAAAGCCTTCAGTTATTTACAGAACATGGCGTGAATCTTCGTGTATCTGATTATTTATTCACTATTCTATTAGGGAATCCAAATAACCCTTTATTAATGATAAATGAGGGATATAGTGGCGATGGGGGTATTCCTGGCTATATTTTTGGTGCACTTGTGCCAAATGAATATACCATACCTCGCATGAAGGCAGCTTTAGCTCATGAATGTAATCATAATGTCCGCTATCAATTTATTGAATGGGATCATTTTGCTGTTACATTAGGTGAATTAATTGTGAGTGAAGGGTTAGCGGAAAACTATGCTACTTCTATTTTTGGGGAGGAGCTGCTTGGACCTTGGGTATCGAAAACAGATATGGAAACTCTTAATAAGCGTATTAAACCTGTGCTCAAGGAAAAATTACAACTAAGAGGCTTTGAGAATTTGGCACCGTACCTTTACGGCGATGAATTAGCAAAACTCCAAAACTTAACACCAATCAATATGCCTTATAGTGCCGGTTATGCCTGTGGATATTATTTAATCAAATACTATTTAGAAAAAACAGGTAAAACTATTTATGAAGCTACCATTACTCCTGCGAATGATATATTACATGAAGTAAAAGGATTTTGGGATGAAGAAACAATTATTAGCAGTTAA
- a CDS encoding MerR family transcriptional regulator has translation MKKQLLAVKDMVQITGITKRTLHYYDNINLLKPTHLTENGYRLYDRNSLVKLQTILFLKEMDFSLQEIKDILELSKEEQKQLLKKHSQTLLIKKQRLETIITALDEYVSGKDIYNLHIFHDSSILPLQEQYAHEARFFYGETEKYKEFERKLEKLSPSEKANLFSVFEQNMESVFRRMASCINQSPSSDEVQQLITEWKSNLEQAIVCDSEILACIANTYKFHNRFKSYINQFSNEDLSEFLYDAIMYYLNTRTNEFV, from the coding sequence ATGAAGAAACAATTATTAGCAGTTAAAGACATGGTTCAAATTACAGGCATAACAAAAAGAACCTTACATTATTACGATAATATAAATTTATTGAAGCCAACTCATCTTACGGAAAATGGTTATCGACTCTATGATAGAAATAGTTTAGTAAAACTACAAACCATTTTATTTTTAAAGGAAATGGATTTTTCCCTACAAGAGATTAAGGACATTTTGGAACTTTCGAAGGAAGAACAGAAACAACTATTAAAAAAGCATAGCCAAACATTATTGATAAAAAAGCAACGATTGGAAACAATCATTACTGCATTGGACGAGTATGTATCTGGAAAAGATATCTACAATCTACATATTTTTCATGATTCATCCATTTTACCATTACAAGAACAGTATGCTCATGAAGCGAGATTCTTTTATGGAGAAACAGAAAAATACAAAGAATTTGAGAGGAAACTGGAAAAACTCTCTCCTAGTGAAAAAGCAAACTTATTCTCTGTGTTTGAGCAAAACATGGAAAGTGTATTTAGAAGAATGGCATCCTGTATAAACCAGTCTCCTTCTTCTGATGAAGTACAGCAATTAATTACAGAATGGAAAAGTAATCTAGAACAAGCTATTGTTTGTGACTCTGAGATATTAGCATGTATTGCAAATACGTATAAATTCCATAATCGATTCAAAAGTTATATCAATCAATTTAGTAATGAAGACTTATCCGAATTTTTATATGACGCTATTATGTATTATTTAAATACTCGCACGAATGAATTCGTTTGA
- the bla gene encoding subclass B1 metallo-beta-lactamase, translated as MKISKGWIGKVVFSLLLTLSVGMTSLHYQTFAQSKKSSPPTQITNPDKTIVLTKLNDKVWAHTSYNEWNGTPIPHNGLIVSTSKGVVLVDTAWDTIEDYQKTEELLKMIKKHLKKKVVLALVTHAHDDSIGGIQALLNEGIDVRSTVLTAKLAVEYGYPPPNPTLDAHPVMKVGDTVIEAFYPGEGHSKDNITVWLPQYKILFGGCFIKALGAKDLGNLSDANVEQWDDSVQKVIEKYPNVKTVIPGHGDWGDKSLLFHTMDLIKQYTQNNS; from the coding sequence TTGAAAATTAGCAAGGGATGGATCGGAAAAGTTGTGTTTAGTTTGCTACTAACATTATCCGTTGGTATGACATCATTGCATTATCAAACGTTTGCTCAGTCTAAAAAATCATCACCTCCAACTCAGATTACCAATCCAGATAAGACCATTGTATTAACGAAATTGAATGACAAAGTATGGGCACACACATCCTATAATGAGTGGAATGGCACACCTATACCCCACAATGGGTTAATCGTTTCTACTTCCAAAGGAGTAGTTTTGGTTGATACAGCATGGGATACAATAGAGGACTACCAAAAAACGGAAGAGTTATTAAAGATGATCAAAAAACATTTGAAGAAAAAAGTGGTTCTGGCACTGGTTACTCATGCGCATGATGATAGCATTGGAGGCATTCAGGCGTTACTGAATGAGGGGATTGATGTACGTAGTACCGTTCTGACAGCAAAATTAGCTGTGGAATATGGATATCCTCCGCCCAACCCGACACTCGATGCTCATCCCGTGATGAAAGTAGGTGATACAGTAATCGAAGCCTTTTATCCTGGTGAAGGTCATTCGAAAGATAACATTACTGTTTGGCTTCCTCAATATAAGATATTATTCGGCGGGTGTTTCATCAAAGCATTAGGTGCAAAAGATCTTGGAAATCTTTCTGATGCCAATGTAGAACAATGGGATGATTCCGTTCAGAAGGTAATCGAAAAATATCCAAATGTCAAAACAGTTATACCTGGACATGGGGATTGGGGAGATAAGAGCTTACTCTTCCATACAATGGATTTGATCAAACAATATACCCAAAATAATAGCTAA
- a CDS encoding malate:quinone oxidoreductase: MSNIQKKTDVILIGAGIMSATLGSLLKELVPEWEIKVFEKLENAGEESSNEWNNAGTGHSALCELNYTSEKADGSIDISKAIKVNEQFQLSCQFWSYLVKSNLIRNPQDFIMPLPHMSFVQGEKDVTFLKKRFEALSKNHLFQGMEFSDDPEKLKEWIPLIMEGRTSNEPIAATKIDTGTDVNFGALTRSLFDHLKSKNVEINYKHSVEDIKRTSDRSWEVKVHNIESGNIEYHSAKFVFIGGGGGSLPLLQKTGIPESKHIGGFPVSGLFMVCNNQEVVEQHHAKVYGKAKVGAPPMSVPHLDTRYIDNKKTLLFGPFAGFSPKFLKTGSIFDLIRSVKPSNVLTMLAAGVKEMALTKYLIQQLLLSNEKRMEELREFIPNAKNEDWGIVVAGQRVQVIKDTETGGKGTLQFGTEVVSAADGSIAALLGASPGASTAVHVMLEVLEKCFPQQIKEWEPKIKEMIPSYGVSLVENPELFQEIHSSAAQTLRLSEKELVHS, encoded by the coding sequence ATGAGCAACATACAGAAAAAAACAGACGTTATCTTAATTGGCGCCGGAATCATGAGCGCGACTTTGGGATCATTACTGAAAGAGTTAGTCCCTGAATGGGAAATCAAAGTGTTTGAGAAACTTGAAAATGCAGGAGAAGAAAGCTCTAACGAATGGAACAATGCAGGTACGGGCCATTCTGCACTGTGTGAGCTAAACTATACATCCGAGAAAGCGGACGGATCTATAGATATTAGCAAAGCGATAAAAGTGAATGAACAATTTCAGCTTTCCTGTCAATTTTGGTCTTATCTTGTAAAAAGCAATCTGATTCGTAATCCGCAGGACTTTATCATGCCATTACCTCATATGAGTTTCGTACAAGGGGAAAAAGATGTAACCTTTTTGAAGAAACGTTTTGAAGCGCTTTCAAAAAATCACCTGTTTCAAGGAATGGAATTCTCCGATGACCCTGAAAAACTAAAGGAATGGATTCCGCTAATTATGGAAGGCCGGACATCCAACGAACCGATCGCAGCAACCAAAATTGACACTGGAACGGATGTCAACTTTGGTGCTTTAACGCGCAGTTTGTTTGACCACTTAAAGAGTAAAAACGTGGAGATCAACTATAAGCATAGTGTTGAGGATATTAAGCGTACGAGCGACCGTTCGTGGGAAGTCAAAGTGCATAATATTGAGAGCGGTAACATCGAATACCATTCTGCAAAATTCGTTTTTATCGGAGGTGGCGGTGGCAGTCTGCCTTTACTACAAAAAACGGGTATTCCGGAGTCAAAACATATTGGAGGATTTCCAGTAAGCGGTCTATTTATGGTATGTAACAATCAAGAAGTGGTAGAGCAGCATCATGCGAAAGTATATGGTAAAGCAAAGGTTGGCGCACCTCCAATGTCTGTTCCACATCTAGATACAAGATATATTGACAACAAAAAAACATTGCTGTTTGGACCGTTTGCTGGCTTCTCACCAAAGTTCTTAAAGACTGGATCCATTTTTGATTTGATCCGTTCCGTAAAACCGAGCAATGTCTTAACGATGTTGGCGGCAGGCGTCAAAGAGATGGCATTGACAAAATACTTGATCCAGCAACTTCTGTTATCGAATGAAAAGCGTATGGAAGAATTACGCGAGTTTATTCCGAACGCAAAAAACGAGGATTGGGGTATCGTGGTAGCGGGCCAACGTGTGCAAGTGATCAAAGATACGGAGACAGGCGGGAAAGGAACACTTCAATTTGGTACAGAAGTTGTTAGTGCGGCTGATGGCTCGATTGCTGCGCTACTTGGCGCTTCTCCGGGTGCTTCTACTGCCGTTCACGTCATGCTAGAGGTATTAGAAAAATGCTTCCCACAGCAAATTAAAGAGTGGGAACCGAAAATAAAAGAAATGATTCCTTCTTATGGTGTGTCTCTAGTGGAAAACCCAGAGCTTTTTCAAGAGATTCATAGTTCCGCAGCGCAGACGCTTCGTTTGAGTGAAAAAGAATTGGTCCATAGTTAA